From Pyrenophora tritici-repentis strain M4 chromosome 1, whole genome shotgun sequence, the proteins below share one genomic window:
- a CDS encoding Condensation domain containing protein codes for MSLKPMPFLSGRVPSSSELHGRHDSPSDIVSVISLPKVQQALWLDYLVRPYACHYYLRLEVDLTSLSPTLERLLEVVQTMGKTHPMLRTTFHLDGNDLANRPFMAVHSQDKLSSSLRRSFDLSSEFPVR; via the exons ATGTCACTCAAGCCTATGCCTTTCCTGAGCGGTCGTGTCCCAAGCAGCTCAGAACTCCATGGTCGCCATGATTCACCAAGCGATATCGTCTCTGTGATTTCCCTCCCAAAAGTACAGCAAGCGCTCTGGCTGGATTACTTGGTCAGACCATATGCCTGTCACTACTACCTGAGGCTCGAAGTCGACCTAACTTCCTTGAGTCCGACGCTAGAGCGCCTTCTGGAAG TCGTTCAAACCATGGGAAAAACCCACCCGATGCTAAGAACGACGTTCCACCTTGACGGGAATGATCTTGCGAATAGACCATTCATGGCAGTTCACTCACAAGACAAACTCTCGTCTTCTTTGCGTCGCAGCTTCGACCTCTCCTCGGAATTTCCGGTCCGCTAG